One window of the Emcibacter sp. genome contains the following:
- the galE gene encoding UDP-glucose 4-epimerase GalE produces the protein MKILVTGGTGYIGSHTVLELLLAGHEVTVIDNLCNSSPESLSRVQNITGRNDVTFQELDIRDRDGLDRLFSENDFDAVIHFAGLKAVGESVTKPLEYYENNVGGTVTLCQAMQEAGVKTLVFSSSATVYGDPASVPIREDFPTGGTTNPYGTSKLMIEQILEDFHQADTDWNIARLRYFNPVGAHESGRIGEDPNDIPNNLMPYITQVAVGKLRELSIFGNDYPTKDGTGVRDFIHVVDLAKGHLKALDRLLQNPGLVTYNLGTGTGYSVLDMVHAFERVNGVKIPYKFTARREGDIAECYADPSLAQKELGWQAEKTLDDMVRDAWTWQSKNPDGYT, from the coding sequence ATGAAAATCCTGGTTACCGGCGGAACCGGTTATATTGGCAGCCACACGGTTCTTGAACTGCTTCTGGCGGGTCATGAGGTCACCGTGATCGACAACCTGTGTAATTCATCCCCTGAATCCTTAAGCCGGGTGCAGAATATCACCGGCCGCAATGACGTCACCTTCCAGGAACTGGATATCCGCGATCGGGACGGACTGGACAGGCTGTTTTCGGAAAATGATTTCGATGCGGTCATTCATTTCGCCGGCCTCAAGGCTGTGGGAGAATCCGTCACCAAACCTCTGGAATATTATGAAAATAATGTCGGCGGCACCGTGACCTTGTGTCAGGCCATGCAGGAAGCGGGTGTCAAAACCCTGGTCTTCAGCTCCTCCGCCACCGTTTACGGCGACCCGGCCAGCGTGCCGATCCGGGAGGATTTCCCCACCGGCGGTACCACCAATCCCTACGGCACCTCGAAACTGATGATTGAACAGATCCTTGAGGACTTCCACCAGGCAGACACGGACTGGAACATCGCCCGCCTCCGCTATTTCAACCCGGTCGGCGCCCATGAGAGCGGCCGGATCGGCGAAGATCCCAACGATATACCCAACAACCTGATGCCCTATATCACCCAGGTGGCGGTCGGCAAGCTCAGGGAACTGTCCATCTTCGGCAACGATTACCCGACAAAGGACGGCACCGGCGTGCGCGACTTTATCCATGTGGTGGATTTGGCCAAAGGCCATTTGAAGGCATTGGACCGGCTTTTACAGAACCCCGGCCTTGTGACCTATAACCTGGGCACCGGCACCGGTTATAGCGTGCTGGACATGGTGCACGCTTTTGAGCGGGTCAACGGGGTGAAAATTCCCTATAAGTTCACCGCCCGGCGCGAAGGCGATATCGCCGAATGCTACGCGGATCCCTCCCTCGCCCAAAAGGAACTGGGCTGGCAGGCGGAAAAAACGCTGGACGATATGGTCCGGGATGCCTGGACCTGGCAATCAAAAAACCCGGACGGTTACACATAA
- a CDS encoding site-specific integrase: MASIRKVRGKWYAEVRIKGRYASKIFPSKMEAKSWSLEKEHEFGRSETVVRGKTLGDAFKRYAREISPEKKGSRWETIRLEKFGRDEIADKLLTLLNLDDIECWIKRSSETLAPGSVRREMTLLKSVCAQCIRWKWLPKNPCHGVRLPPPPPGRDRRISNEEVEKILTHLDFSIEKKVSKLKHEVAVAFLIALETAMRKGELWSLTWEDVYLERRFVHLPVTKNGSKRDVPLSARAIELFRLLGPDNDGCVFKGSKASSDPIFRRAVKKAGIENLTFHDSRHEALTRLSKKIDVLDLARMVGHKDLKSLMIYYNATAEEIARLL, translated from the coding sequence ATGGCATCTATCCGGAAAGTCCGCGGAAAATGGTACGCTGAGGTCAGAATTAAAGGCAGATACGCCAGCAAGATTTTCCCCTCCAAGATGGAGGCCAAGAGCTGGTCTCTAGAGAAAGAACATGAGTTTGGCCGGAGCGAAACTGTAGTTCGGGGAAAAACCCTTGGGGACGCCTTTAAGCGATATGCTCGCGAAATATCCCCTGAAAAGAAAGGCTCCAGATGGGAAACCATCAGACTGGAAAAGTTCGGTCGCGACGAAATCGCGGACAAACTGCTGACACTTCTTAATTTGGATGACATTGAATGCTGGATTAAACGCTCCAGCGAAACCCTGGCCCCAGGCTCAGTACGCAGGGAAATGACCCTGCTGAAGTCAGTTTGCGCTCAATGCATCAGGTGGAAATGGCTGCCAAAAAATCCGTGCCATGGCGTAAGGCTTCCTCCCCCGCCACCCGGCCGGGATCGACGCATCTCCAACGAAGAGGTTGAGAAGATACTTACTCACCTCGACTTCTCGATTGAGAAAAAGGTTTCAAAACTGAAACATGAAGTAGCCGTAGCATTTCTCATTGCCCTTGAAACAGCAATGAGGAAGGGAGAGCTCTGGTCTTTGACGTGGGAAGATGTGTATCTCGAACGTCGCTTTGTGCATTTACCGGTCACCAAGAACGGAAGCAAACGGGACGTGCCCTTGTCTGCTCGAGCGATCGAATTGTTCCGGCTGCTTGGCCCAGACAACGATGGTTGTGTTTTCAAAGGAAGCAAAGCATCCTCCGATCCAATCTTTCGCCGAGCAGTAAAAAAAGCGGGCATCGAAAACCTGACGTTTCATGATAGCCGACACGAAGCCCTGACGCGACTATCAAAAAAGATTGATGTCCTCGACTTGGCGAGAATGGTTGGTCACAAAGACCTCAAGTCTCTTATGATTTACTATAATGCCACTGCTGAGGAAATTGCCAGATTACTCTAG
- a CDS encoding ArdC family protein: protein MTNIDIYQTVTDRIVEALEHGSISCSLPWNSGLSLPVNAHTGNHYQGINILNLWAEAYLRGFSSPCWGTFKQWKQQGAKIKKGSKSSFVIFYKAFEREEDKMINGEVVPGETELVTRHFARASRVFNADQVANWDGAESEKDPEEDNAPCPVTDLDEVEQFIAGTEAHISHGGNRAYYSPTLDRIFVPSRDLFTETEYSSATEGYYSTILHELTHWSGAEHRLNRDKGEKFGDQKYAFEELIAELGAAFLCSRLSVTPQPRLDHAAYIQSWLMALRNDKKAVFRAAKEAQKAVNYLRVLSAERVTRQSLF from the coding sequence ATGACCAACATCGATATCTATCAGACCGTCACCGACAGAATTGTGGAAGCCCTGGAGCATGGCAGCATCAGCTGCAGTCTACCCTGGAACAGTGGCCTATCCCTGCCCGTGAACGCCCATACCGGGAACCATTACCAGGGGATCAATATTCTCAACCTATGGGCGGAAGCTTATCTCAGAGGATTTAGTTCTCCCTGCTGGGGCACTTTCAAGCAGTGGAAACAACAGGGCGCCAAGATCAAGAAAGGCAGCAAATCGTCCTTTGTCATTTTCTACAAAGCCTTTGAGCGGGAAGAGGACAAAATGATCAACGGAGAAGTCGTTCCCGGAGAGACGGAACTTGTCACCCGACATTTTGCCCGGGCCAGTCGTGTCTTTAATGCCGACCAGGTAGCGAACTGGGACGGAGCAGAAAGTGAAAAAGACCCGGAAGAAGATAATGCCCCCTGCCCGGTTACTGACCTGGACGAGGTAGAGCAGTTCATCGCCGGCACAGAGGCTCATATTTCTCATGGCGGAAATCGAGCTTACTACTCCCCTACTCTGGACCGGATCTTTGTTCCGTCCCGGGATCTATTCACGGAGACGGAATACAGCAGCGCCACAGAAGGATATTACAGCACGATCCTGCATGAGCTTACCCACTGGAGCGGGGCGGAGCATCGCCTAAACCGGGATAAGGGAGAAAAGTTCGGAGATCAAAAATACGCCTTTGAAGAACTTATTGCCGAACTGGGAGCGGCTTTCCTGTGCAGCAGACTATCAGTTACCCCCCAACCAAGGCTGGATCATGCCGCCTATATTCAGTCCTGGCTGATGGCCCTTAGGAACGACAAGAAAGCCGTTTTCAGGGCAGCAAAGGAGGCTCAGAAGGCCGTTAATTATCTTCGCGTTTTATCAGCGGAACGTGTAACCCGCCAATCCTTGTTTTAA
- a CDS encoding complex I NDUFA9 subunit family protein yields MADRLVTIFGGGGFVGSTLVQHLAKTGVRVRVAVRHPNSATHVKPLGDVGQVQVVQANLRDEKSVRAAIQGSDAVVNLVGILQESGKQKFNKIQAIGAAIVAKYAAEAGVKKLVHMSALGADADSDSHYASSKAKGEEAVKHYFPTATILRPSVIFGTDDQFFNRFAAMASTFPVMPVFFGETKFQPIYVGDVAEVIIRALNDDALAGKTLELGGPKIYSMREILELTCTETMNDIPLIDVPAPAAWVMGFFLGMLPGAPVTLDQLRLLQKDNVVSDGAEGLASLGMTGTPVEAVIPSYLVHWRPKGQFADQIEG; encoded by the coding sequence ATGGCTGATCGTCTTGTTACTATTTTCGGGGGTGGCGGATTCGTGGGTTCCACCCTTGTCCAGCATCTGGCGAAAACCGGCGTACGTGTGCGGGTGGCGGTGCGCCATCCCAACAGCGCCACCCATGTGAAGCCTTTGGGCGATGTGGGGCAGGTGCAGGTGGTCCAGGCCAACCTGCGCGATGAGAAATCGGTCCGGGCGGCGATCCAGGGTTCCGATGCGGTGGTCAATCTGGTCGGTATTCTGCAAGAGTCCGGCAAACAGAAATTCAACAAAATCCAGGCCATCGGCGCCGCCATTGTCGCCAAATATGCCGCCGAAGCCGGGGTGAAAAAGCTGGTGCATATGTCGGCGCTTGGTGCTGACGCCGACTCCGACAGCCATTATGCCAGCAGCAAGGCCAAGGGCGAGGAAGCTGTAAAACATTATTTCCCCACCGCCACCATCCTGCGACCGAGCGTGATTTTCGGGACTGACGACCAGTTCTTCAACCGCTTTGCCGCTATGGCCAGCACATTCCCGGTGATGCCGGTGTTTTTCGGCGAGACAAAATTCCAGCCGATCTATGTGGGCGATGTGGCCGAGGTGATTATCCGGGCCCTGAATGACGATGCGCTGGCCGGCAAGACCCTTGAGCTCGGCGGCCCGAAAATCTATTCAATGCGGGAAATACTGGAGCTCACCTGCACCGAAACCATGAACGATATTCCGCTCATCGATGTGCCGGCACCTGCCGCCTGGGTCATGGGCTTTTTCCTGGGAATGTTGCCCGGTGCGCCGGTCACACTCGATCAGCTTCGCCTGCTGCAGAAGGATAATGTGGTCAGCGACGGGGCAGAGGGGCTCGCAAGCCTCGGCATGACCGGTACGCCGGTCGAGGCCGTTATCCCGTCCTATCTGGTGCACTGGCGGCCCAAGGGCCAGTTCGCCGACCAGATCGAGGGCTGA
- the galU gene encoding UTP--glucose-1-phosphate uridylyltransferase GalU, with amino-acid sequence MNKPVKKAVFPVAGLGTRFLPATKVMPKEMLTVVDKPLIQYAVEEAHAAGIEEIIFVTGRGKGLIEDHFDHSYELQDLLRSRGKDEALDALLAALPPEGNYSFTRQMAPLGLGHAIWCARYIVGDNPFAVILPDDLVQADVPCLKQMVDAYEKTGANIVSVMEVPREQTNRYGILSPGEEMDNLVEIRGLVEKPHPDQAPSTLSIIGRYILLPEIFGHLSKKERGAGGEIQVTDAMARMLRPQNFYGLRFEGRRFDCGDKLGFLMANLAFGLERDDLRDGLMDFIKDKTL; translated from the coding sequence ATGAACAAACCAGTTAAAAAAGCTGTTTTTCCGGTCGCCGGACTGGGGACCCGGTTTTTACCCGCCACCAAGGTCATGCCCAAGGAAATGCTGACTGTGGTGGATAAACCACTGATTCAATATGCGGTGGAAGAAGCACATGCTGCCGGCATCGAGGAAATTATCTTTGTTACCGGCCGCGGCAAGGGCCTGATCGAGGATCATTTTGACCATTCCTATGAACTGCAGGATCTGCTGAGGAGCCGCGGCAAGGATGAAGCGCTCGACGCGTTGCTGGCCGCTCTGCCGCCTGAGGGCAATTACAGCTTTACCCGGCAGATGGCGCCGCTGGGTCTCGGTCATGCCATCTGGTGTGCCCGTTATATTGTCGGAGATAATCCCTTCGCCGTGATCCTGCCGGATGATCTTGTACAGGCGGACGTGCCCTGTCTGAAGCAGATGGTTGACGCCTATGAGAAAACCGGCGCCAATATCGTCTCGGTCATGGAAGTGCCGCGAGAACAAACCAATCGCTATGGTATCCTGTCGCCGGGGGAGGAAATGGACAATCTGGTAGAAATCCGGGGACTGGTGGAAAAACCCCATCCGGACCAGGCGCCCTCGACCCTGTCGATCATTGGCCGTTACATTCTGTTGCCGGAAATATTCGGTCATTTGTCCAAAAAGGAAAGAGGCGCAGGCGGGGAGATTCAGGTCACGGATGCCATGGCCAGGATGCTCCGGCCTCAAAATTTCTATGGTTTAAGGTTCGAGGGGCGGCGCTTTGATTGCGGTGACAAACTCGGGTTTCTCATGGCTAATTTGGCCTTTGGCCTGGAGCGGGACGACCTTCGGGACGGCCTGATGGATTTTATCAAAGACAAGACACTTTAA
- a CDS encoding capsule assembly Wzi family protein: MQLRNDVEVLAGYGLISGPVMTWPLTWRQITSQLHRADDLELPAYVRMALRRVRAKQPREFNASLTMRGTNSPALLRGFGDSARSDVDATVTMELHGDTISAKGAIGYRYSDSGDVTDKVPLDGSYFAKEFGTFQFYVGTIDRWWSTGRESALMLSNNARPMPSIGLMRSEPKAFESKWLSWLGPWDLRVFLARMEEDRYIAHPLVLGIRVKISPIENMELGAMRALQVCGEGRPCGFNTWTDALFGGPADNTGTLNEPGNQLGGFDFSYSFAVAKDIHLNSYFEFTGEDEGQYLPVKFATLWGASLYGGLGEDGLQWRLTGEYSDTSAKFKIITGKRDFNVFYNHSIYRNGFRYEGRSLGHSLDNDVRLFSLRSEIYGGEGWDASLAWHNAHLNRDDAGYNPVSLSAKKLDIFELSGRLPTAIGQLAVETRYMTDQPDTPDLKKDRFDIELGWRVAF, encoded by the coding sequence ATGCAGCTGCGCAATGATGTGGAGGTGCTGGCCGGATATGGTCTTATTTCCGGTCCGGTCATGACCTGGCCGCTGACCTGGCGGCAGATTACGTCCCAGCTGCATCGGGCAGACGATTTGGAATTACCGGCTTATGTGCGTATGGCCCTGAGGCGGGTGCGGGCAAAGCAGCCCCGGGAATTCAATGCCAGCTTGACGATGCGGGGCACCAATAGTCCGGCGTTGCTGCGTGGGTTCGGTGACAGCGCTCGGTCCGATGTGGATGCAACGGTGACGATGGAATTGCACGGTGATACGATCTCGGCCAAGGGGGCAATCGGCTATCGCTACAGTGACAGTGGAGATGTGACGGACAAAGTGCCGCTGGACGGCAGCTATTTCGCCAAGGAGTTTGGCACCTTCCAGTTTTATGTGGGCACCATCGACCGCTGGTGGAGCACAGGGCGGGAAAGCGCCCTGATGCTCAGCAATAATGCCCGGCCGATGCCGTCCATCGGCCTGATGCGCAGTGAGCCGAAAGCTTTTGAGAGCAAATGGCTGAGCTGGCTCGGTCCCTGGGATTTGCGGGTGTTTCTGGCGCGCATGGAGGAGGACCGGTATATTGCCCATCCGCTGGTGCTGGGCATCCGGGTCAAAATTTCCCCTATAGAGAATATGGAACTGGGCGCCATGCGGGCGCTCCAGGTTTGCGGCGAGGGGCGACCCTGCGGCTTTAACACCTGGACCGACGCCCTGTTCGGCGGGCCGGCGGATAATACCGGCACCCTGAATGAACCCGGCAACCAGCTCGGCGGCTTCGATTTTTCCTACAGCTTTGCGGTGGCGAAGGATATCCACCTGAATAGCTATTTCGAGTTTACCGGCGAGGATGAGGGCCAGTATCTGCCGGTGAAATTTGCCACTCTCTGGGGTGCCTCCCTTTATGGCGGGCTGGGGGAGGATGGCTTGCAGTGGCGTCTGACGGGCGAATATTCGGACACCAGCGCCAAATTCAAGATCATTACCGGCAAGCGGGATTTCAACGTCTTTTATAATCACAGTATTTATCGCAATGGTTTTCGCTATGAGGGGCGGTCCCTCGGTCACAGTCTGGACAATGATGTCAGGCTGTTTTCCCTGCGGTCCGAAATCTACGGCGGGGAGGGTTGGGACGCTTCTCTGGCCTGGCATAATGCTCATCTGAACCGGGACGATGCCGGATATAACCCCGTCAGCCTCAGTGCCAAGAAACTGGATATCTTCGAATTGTCCGGCCGCCTGCCGACGGCGATCGGGCAACTGGCGGTGGAAACCCGTTACATGACCGATCAGCCCGATACGCCGGATCTGAAAAAGGATCGTTTTGACATTGAACTGGGCTGGCGGGTGGCTTTCTAA